One Pelagicoccus enzymogenes DNA segment encodes these proteins:
- a CDS encoding efflux transporter outer membrane subunit gives MRFLAKTVSLAVAGYGLSGCYTSPASKMDALEAEVPTAWAAAVDSDAAFAPESWVNDFNDPRLQAILEEALEYNFDLRIAAARLEASLSNTRAGRSEVWPTLNLSGSGSESRRNPSASGTSQTATNESYGLSARLNWEIDIWGKLRNGYRGDLADAEAAVADYQAARLSLMGRVAQAWYTAVEAHQQYELEKRILDALTQSSRIVEENFSSGIARALDVRLIRANLASSQSSLEGRRRSRDAAVTALETLLGRYPKNELDVVSKFPDLSESIPVGLPSELLLRRPDVVSAERSLAAAEQRKFETSKARLPSLDLSLSRGTSVSDVGDILELVEQRVWNQSLSVGQTLFQGGRLKANYRRAKAQHEQAVASYADTVLTAFREVENALSFEESFTRDYEALKIAASESVEAEKLAWEEYSSGLTTITTVLDSIRRSITAQRSFIQVANRRIQSRIDLYLALGGGFEA, from the coding sequence ATGCGATTTTTAGCTAAAACGGTTTCGCTCGCCGTTGCCGGTTACGGCTTGTCGGGCTGTTACACCAGCCCGGCCTCCAAGATGGACGCCTTGGAGGCGGAGGTGCCCACCGCTTGGGCTGCCGCGGTCGACTCTGACGCCGCATTCGCCCCAGAGTCGTGGGTGAACGACTTCAACGACCCTCGTTTGCAGGCGATTTTGGAGGAGGCTCTCGAGTACAACTTCGACCTTCGAATCGCGGCGGCTCGCTTGGAGGCTTCCTTGTCGAACACGCGAGCTGGGCGCAGCGAGGTTTGGCCCACCTTGAATCTGTCGGGGAGCGGTAGCGAATCGCGCCGCAATCCGAGCGCTTCCGGAACCTCCCAGACAGCGACCAACGAGTCTTATGGGCTCAGCGCCCGCCTGAATTGGGAGATCGATATTTGGGGCAAGCTTCGCAATGGGTACCGTGGTGATTTGGCAGACGCGGAAGCTGCGGTGGCGGACTACCAAGCGGCTCGTCTCTCGCTCATGGGCAGAGTGGCCCAGGCTTGGTACACGGCCGTGGAAGCTCACCAGCAGTACGAGTTGGAAAAGCGGATTTTGGACGCATTGACTCAGAGTAGCCGCATCGTGGAGGAGAATTTTTCCAGCGGTATTGCCAGGGCCCTCGACGTGCGTCTCATTCGAGCAAATTTGGCTTCCAGCCAAAGCTCGCTGGAGGGGAGGCGTCGCAGCAGGGACGCCGCGGTCACGGCTTTGGAGACGTTGCTCGGGCGCTATCCGAAGAATGAGTTGGACGTCGTATCCAAATTCCCTGACTTGAGCGAAAGCATTCCGGTAGGATTGCCCTCCGAATTGCTTTTGCGTCGTCCGGACGTTGTTTCCGCGGAGCGCAGCCTCGCGGCGGCGGAGCAACGGAAGTTCGAGACCAGCAAGGCCCGCTTGCCTAGCTTGGACCTGAGCTTGAGCCGCGGGACCAGCGTGAGCGATGTCGGAGACATTTTGGAGTTGGTGGAACAGCGGGTTTGGAACCAGTCCTTGAGCGTTGGGCAAACCTTGTTTCAAGGGGGACGGCTCAAGGCCAACTACCGCCGGGCCAAGGCCCAGCACGAGCAAGCGGTAGCGAGTTATGCGGACACTGTGCTGACCGCATTTCGGGAAGTCGAAAACGCTTTGTCTTTCGAGGAGTCTTTCACGCGGGACTATGAGGCGCTGAAGATCGCCGCCTCGGAATCCGTGGAAGCGGAAAAACTCGCCTGGGAAGAGTACTCCAGCGGATTGACCACGATCACTACCGTGCTCGATTCTATCCGGCGTTCTATCACCGCCCAGCGCTCCTTCATTCAAGTCGCCAATCGGCGGATACAAAGTCGAATCGACCTCTACCTAGCCTTAGGCGGAGGTTTTGAGGCCTAG
- a CDS encoding efflux RND transporter periplasmic adaptor subunit: protein MRRILQVLLPVGIFLVFGVLIALILASKEEPQQRRFAPPSPEVVVRTLEREDFQITLHSQGAVRARTRSSLIPEVRGRIVKVSPNFQEGAFFEQGEVLLEIDDRDYLAELAVSKSALAQAELELQQETARYEQARRDWERLNPGVNATELTLREPQLRQTRAAVASAEARVATAELNLKRSKVTAPYAGRILTKNVDVGQYVTTGSQLAEIYAVDFAEVRLPLTASQIGFLDLPAIYRGSNPSIDNGPKVVLSTTVGGERYSWEGRVVRSEGAVDERTRQIFVVAQVENPYGASVPGRPPLKVGTFVQAEIEGSTLRDVFVIPREVYRENSYVLVVDGQNNLERRKVTTVWENDRNIVVRNGLSDGDLLCLTDVPYALEGWEVVAKNEDASKNAPMVAGGPASGRQGGASYPDQVLAKLGDKLPAALKDELVAVAASKDFSKLRPLMGKIASWAEANGEEMPPRPMGGQPRS from the coding sequence ATGAGACGCATTCTTCAAGTTCTTTTGCCGGTCGGCATCTTCCTGGTTTTTGGGGTTCTTATTGCCCTGATCCTCGCAAGCAAGGAGGAGCCGCAGCAGCGTCGTTTTGCTCCTCCGAGCCCTGAAGTCGTAGTACGTACGCTCGAACGGGAAGACTTCCAAATCACGCTCCATTCGCAAGGCGCGGTTCGGGCGCGGACCCGCAGCTCCTTGATACCCGAGGTTCGCGGTCGCATCGTAAAGGTGTCGCCTAATTTCCAGGAGGGAGCGTTTTTCGAACAAGGTGAGGTTTTGCTGGAAATCGATGACCGAGATTATCTGGCGGAGCTCGCGGTTTCCAAGTCGGCCCTCGCCCAGGCCGAGCTCGAGCTGCAGCAGGAAACGGCTCGCTACGAGCAGGCTCGCCGCGATTGGGAGCGCCTGAATCCCGGGGTGAATGCTACGGAGCTTACCTTGCGCGAGCCGCAGTTGCGTCAAACGCGAGCAGCCGTGGCCTCCGCCGAGGCTCGCGTTGCGACTGCCGAGCTCAATCTTAAGCGCTCGAAAGTGACGGCTCCTTATGCCGGTCGCATTTTGACCAAGAACGTGGACGTAGGGCAGTACGTGACGACGGGCAGCCAGCTGGCGGAAATCTACGCGGTCGACTTTGCCGAGGTGCGCCTGCCGCTGACGGCTTCTCAAATCGGATTCTTGGACCTGCCAGCGATTTATCGCGGATCGAACCCTTCGATCGACAACGGTCCCAAGGTGGTGCTCAGCACGACGGTAGGAGGAGAACGTTACAGCTGGGAAGGGCGTGTGGTTCGCTCCGAAGGGGCGGTGGACGAGCGTACTCGCCAGATATTCGTGGTCGCTCAAGTCGAGAATCCGTATGGGGCCTCGGTTCCCGGTCGTCCGCCGTTAAAGGTCGGGACTTTCGTGCAAGCGGAAATTGAGGGCTCCACCTTGCGCGACGTCTTTGTGATTCCGCGCGAAGTGTATCGAGAAAACAGTTACGTGCTAGTGGTGGATGGTCAAAATAACTTGGAGCGTCGCAAAGTCACTACGGTTTGGGAGAACGATAGGAATATCGTCGTCAGAAACGGATTGAGCGATGGAGATCTGCTCTGCTTGACTGACGTTCCCTACGCATTGGAAGGGTGGGAAGTGGTCGCCAAGAACGAGGACGCCAGCAAAAACGCTCCAATGGTCGCCGGCGGGCCTGCATCTGGTAGGCAGGGAGGCGCCTCCTATCCGGATCAGGTTTTGGCAAAGCTGGGCGATAAGTTGCCAGCTGCTCTAAAGGACGAGCTCGTGGCGGTGGCCGCATCCAAGGACTTCAGCAAACTGCGTCCCTTGATGGGGAAGATTGCCTCATGGGCGGAAGCGAACGGGGAGGAGATGCCTCCTAGGCCTATGGGCGGTCAGCCACGTAGCTAG